One window from the genome of Campylobacter concisus encodes:
- a CDS encoding DNA gyrase subunit B, with the protein MLWVLRAYFESGKKRQVCLAAGIFFAICAIFRSINLALLYPSIVSLGFLALFFYSLKDEAVITKIARLKEKNIDEKVVSYTRGLTKIWCLFFVFNAVFAFVLSCFENKFYWSIYCSFISYILMGFLFFGEILYRKVFILKRKNGV; encoded by the coding sequence GTGCTTTGGGTGCTTAGAGCCTATTTTGAAAGTGGTAAAAAAAGACAGGTTTGCTTAGCGGCTGGGATATTTTTTGCCATTTGCGCTATTTTTAGAAGCATAAATTTAGCACTTTTATATCCAAGTATCGTAAGCCTTGGCTTTTTGGCTCTCTTTTTTTACAGCTTAAAGGATGAGGCTGTTATAACTAAAATCGCTAGATTGAAAGAGAAAAATATAGATGAAAAGGTCGTTAGCTACACAAGAGGGCTAACAAAAATTTGGTGCTTATTTTTTGTGTTTAATGCGGTTTTTGCATTTGTTTTATCGTGCTTTGAAAATAAATTTTATTGGAGTATTTACTGCTCCTTTATCTCTTATATTTTGATGGGATTTTTGTTTTTTGGAGAAATTTTATATCGTAAAGTTTTTATTTTAAAGAGGAAAAATGGAGTTTGA